Proteins encoded together in one Clostridium felsineum DSM 794 window:
- a CDS encoding DUF421 domain-containing protein, with amino-acid sequence MEHYMIILYRSVISYFVLLLFTRIMGKKQLSQLTYFDYIVGITVGSIAAAASVDRHIDVFESCFSIVVWSTLTLIISIVTLKSIKLRLWIDSEPLLIIDKGKVIYKNMKKAKYNMGDLLMQLRNKDVFYIKDVEVAVLEPDGKLSVLKKAEKETATCEDLGIKKPKAGMMEEIILDGNILVNHLKRVNKDKAWVFKKLKERNIKDIKNVVFLGLMPDNEIYIVTK; translated from the coding sequence ATGGAGCATTACATGATTATATTATATAGATCAGTTATTTCTTATTTTGTTTTACTCCTATTTACAAGAATTATGGGTAAAAAACAGCTTTCACAGCTTACATATTTTGACTATATAGTAGGAATAACAGTAGGCTCCATTGCAGCAGCAGCTTCCGTAGATAGACATATAGATGTTTTTGAAAGCTGTTTTTCTATTGTGGTCTGGAGTACTCTTACTCTTATAATATCAATAGTAACCTTAAAGAGTATTAAACTCAGATTATGGATAGATAGTGAACCACTATTAATTATAGATAAAGGTAAGGTTATTTATAAAAACATGAAAAAGGCTAAGTATAATATGGGAGATTTACTAATGCAGCTTAGAAATAAGGATGTTTTTTATATTAAAGATGTGGAAGTTGCTGTGCTTGAGCCAGACGGAAAGCTTAGTGTTTTAAAGAAGGCTGAGAAGGAAACGGCAACCTGTGAGGACTTAGGAATAAAAAAGCCTAAGGCCGGCATGATGGAAGAGATTATTTTGGATGGGAATATATTAGTTAATCATTTAAAAAGGGTTAATAAGGATAAGGCTTGGGTTTTTAAAAAGTTAAAAGAAAGGAACATTAAAGACATTAAAAATGTAGTTTTTTTAGGTTTAATGCCAGATAACGAAATATATATTGTTACCAAATAG